The proteins below are encoded in one region of Streptomyces roseirectus:
- a CDS encoding acylglycerol kinase family protein, with the protein MSDQLLVVIDPVARKTDGESVRIVKDVLSAGAATKVCLPEDHDEFARALTRRGSRRPVVVGDDRALLRAVSLLHRRRELDACVLSVVPVGGAVSVARSLGIPTDAVAAARAVLDGVERRVDVLVDESDGVVVGALRIPPGAMGAAGADGLGGAGDGGGAGRGGDAGGGEGGEGRAGYGGLGRWGYGVYGAPEGDDGGRGAGGYQGPRGTRGPAGRQGPWATDRQGPGSTGITGADGEVSAARRWRRTCSSLVRALVPSREGPAPAPPGPFRLRVEVDGKVLVDLDQPLEAVSVTPGASGTAAVEVRPASVGAEASPLVAYGGVVTVSGGDFRYGADAAVAGPVRTRTWRVREGALGVVVPGAG; encoded by the coding sequence GTGTCCGATCAGCTGCTGGTGGTCATCGACCCGGTTGCCCGGAAGACCGACGGTGAATCCGTGCGCATCGTGAAGGATGTCCTGAGCGCCGGGGCGGCGACGAAGGTATGCCTTCCCGAAGATCACGACGAATTCGCTCGCGCGCTGACCCGTAGGGGCTCCCGTAGACCTGTGGTCGTAGGGGACGACCGGGCGCTGCTGCGGGCGGTCTCCCTGCTGCACCGGCGGCGGGAGCTGGACGCGTGCGTGCTGTCCGTGGTGCCGGTGGGGGGCGCGGTCTCCGTCGCGCGCTCCCTGGGGATCCCGACCGACGCCGTCGCGGCGGCGCGGGCGGTGCTCGACGGGGTGGAGAGGCGGGTGGACGTGCTGGTCGACGAGAGCGACGGGGTGGTGGTGGGGGCGCTTCGGATCCCGCCGGGGGCGATGGGGGCGGCGGGTGCGGACGGCCTTGGCGGCGCCGGGGACGGCGGAGGTGCCGGACGCGGCGGGGACGCCGGGGGCGGCGAGGGCGGCGAGGGGCGTGCGGGGTACGGCGGGCTCGGGCGGTGGGGGTACGGGGTGTACGGGGCCCCTGAGGGGGACGACGGGGGCAGGGGGGCCGGGGGCTACCAGGGGCCTAGGGGTACTCGGGGGCCGGCCGGCCGGCAGGGACCGTGGGCTACGGACCGGCAGGGACCGGGGTCTACGGGTATCACAGGGGCCGACGGCGAGGTCTCCGCCGCCCGGCGCTGGCGTCGCACCTGTAGCTCCCTGGTACGGGCCCTCGTCCCCTCCCGGGAGGGTCCCGCGCCGGCGCCGCCCGGTCCCTTCCGGCTGCGCGTCGAGGTCGACGGGAAGGTCCTCGTCGATCTGGACCAGCCCCTGGAGGCGGTCTCCGTGACTCCCGGCGCCTCCGGCACGGCCGCCGTCGAGGTCCGCCCCGCCTCCGTGGGCGCCGAGGCGTCCCCGCTCGTGGCGTACGGGGGCGTGGTGACCGTCTCCGGCGGCGACTTCCGCTACGGCGCCGACGCGGCCGTCGCGGGCCCGGTCCGGACCCGGACCTGGCGGGTACGGGAAGGTGCGCTGGGGGTGGTGGTGCCGGGGGCGGGGTGA
- a CDS encoding amidohydrolase: MDGDFTIVEGVAVHGRRIVATGTDAEMRALAGPGTRVVELGGRTVLPGINDSHLHGAAYAMSRPPFALDVGHPAVRSIADVVAAVREAVRTTPAGGWVIGLGWDAGYLAECLADPRRFPHRRDLDAVAPHHPVCLTDFSRHTVWANSEALRRSCVGAGTTPPPGGVIDRDADGEPTGILRESAGMLVQSELPSPTTAQRRTAVQGMIRELHTRGITSYTEPGLGPGGAGSLLGGLSTDNWTAYAGLVEDGQLEARVSVLLLPAPMGGGADDVRAGLRALERPVCADPRLLNAIGVKIFADGVPPNRTAWMNEPYSGGGRGSLCVHGESPALQVAELREMIAVAHRAGFQLGVHVTGDRAIDTVVDALADAHAAFARPDARHYVIHGDFIGPAALAKLAAHGYGVNMNPAIKWTVSDLMDEVVGPERSAYQWPVRSAVEAGVRVCASSDAPITEPDWRQGVAAMMLRESKGSGRASGPEQRVPLATALRAYTAVPAWQDFADGWKGTVEAGKAADLCVVDRPLVGLDPHEIPGVRVDLTVFDGRVVHEG, from the coding sequence ATGGACGGCGACTTCACGATCGTCGAGGGCGTCGCCGTGCACGGCCGGCGCATCGTCGCGACGGGCACCGACGCCGAGATGCGCGCGCTCGCCGGGCCCGGCACCCGGGTCGTGGAGCTCGGCGGCCGGACCGTGCTGCCCGGCATCAACGACTCCCACCTGCACGGCGCCGCGTACGCCATGTCACGCCCGCCGTTCGCCCTGGACGTCGGCCATCCGGCCGTGCGGTCGATCGCCGACGTCGTCGCGGCGGTGCGGGAAGCCGTACGGACCACGCCGGCCGGCGGGTGGGTCATCGGCCTCGGCTGGGACGCCGGTTACCTCGCGGAGTGCCTGGCCGACCCGCGCCGCTTCCCGCACCGCCGGGACCTGGACGCGGTCGCCCCGCACCACCCGGTCTGCCTGACGGACTTCTCGCGGCACACGGTGTGGGCCAACAGCGAGGCCCTGCGCCGCAGTTGTGTCGGAGCGGGGACAACTCCCCCGCCGGGCGGCGTCATCGACCGCGACGCCGACGGCGAACCGACCGGCATCCTGCGCGAGTCGGCCGGGATGCTCGTCCAGTCCGAGCTGCCCTCCCCCACAACTGCCCAGCGCCGCACGGCCGTTCAGGGAATGATCCGTGAACTGCACACGCGTGGCATCACGAGCTACACCGAGCCCGGCCTCGGCCCCGGCGGCGCCGGAAGCCTCCTCGGGGGCCTGAGCACCGACAACTGGACCGCGTACGCCGGACTCGTCGAGGACGGTCAACTGGAGGCCCGCGTCAGCGTGTTGCTGCTGCCCGCGCCGATGGGCGGCGGTGCCGACGACGTACGCGCGGGGCTGCGCGCGCTGGAGCGGCCGGTCTGCGCCGACCCCCGGCTGCTGAACGCGATCGGTGTCAAGATCTTCGCGGACGGCGTGCCGCCGAACCGTACGGCGTGGATGAACGAGCCGTACTCCGGGGGCGGTCGGGGTTCGCTGTGCGTGCACGGCGAGTCGCCCGCGCTCCAAGTGGCCGAGTTGCGCGAGATGATCGCCGTCGCTCATCGCGCGGGCTTCCAGCTCGGCGTCCATGTCACCGGTGACCGGGCGATCGACACGGTCGTCGACGCCCTCGCCGACGCGCACGCCGCCTTTGCCCGGCCCGACGCCCGTCACTACGTCATCCACGGCGACTTCATCGGCCCGGCCGCCCTCGCGAAGCTGGCCGCGCACGGGTACGGGGTGAACATGAACCCGGCCATCAAGTGGACCGTGTCCGACCTGATGGACGAGGTCGTCGGCCCGGAGCGCTCGGCGTACCAGTGGCCGGTGCGGTCCGCCGTCGAGGCGGGGGTGCGGGTGTGCGCGAGTTCGGACGCGCCGATCACCGAGCCGGACTGGCGGCAGGGGGTGGCCGCGATGATGCTGCGCGAGTCCAAGGGCAGCGGGCGGGCCAGCGGTCCCGAGCAGCGGGTGCCGCTCGCGACGGCCCTGCGCGCGTACACCGCCGTACCGGCGTGGCAGGACTTCGCCGACGGGTGGAAGGGCACCGTGGAGGCGGGGAAGGCGGCCGATCTGTGCGTCGTCGACCGGCCGCTCGTGGGGCTCGATCCGCACGAGATCCCCGGTGTCCGGGTGGATCTCACGGTGTTCGACGGGCGGGTGGTGCACGAGGGCTGA
- a CDS encoding helix-turn-helix transcriptional regulator gives MFSHHQLAAATRIGMLTRERDQALARDQALGELARTLPFDAATLLALDPLTGTHVQVAGVGYTARESHSLAAEFVTTPWYRNVVRGELPPSICEDAEEAGTLGGRFRHGRFYAERVRPAGFRDGVTGALRHRGRLVGMIHLNTESADAYGTPNRLLLAAVMPALAALTDPLAGDVHDLPEHGAASLVTAGGVISLPGRAPARTLDDPELAALVRDFAGTGGRRLRLLWADGGTWYRVTLHRRPAPDGVLVHEMPTEPPFGLSPREVEVLTRAATGQTNRAIAQALFLSPRTVHTHVEHVLRKTGAASRAEATALAVRDGLLRPGPEDLGFFVER, from the coding sequence GTGTTCAGTCACCACCAACTGGCGGCGGCCACCCGGATCGGCATGCTCACCCGGGAACGTGACCAGGCCCTCGCCCGTGACCAGGCGCTCGGCGAACTCGCCCGCACCCTTCCGTTCGACGCCGCGACCCTCCTCGCGCTCGACCCACTGACCGGCACCCACGTCCAGGTCGCCGGTGTCGGCTACACCGCCCGCGAATCGCATTCCCTGGCCGCCGAGTTCGTCACGACGCCGTGGTACCGCAACGTCGTACGGGGCGAGTTGCCGCCCTCGATCTGCGAAGACGCCGAGGAGGCCGGGACGTTGGGCGGACGCTTCCGGCACGGCCGGTTCTACGCCGAGCGCGTCCGCCCGGCCGGCTTCCGCGACGGCGTCACCGGGGCGCTGCGGCATCGAGGGCGGCTGGTCGGGATGATCCACCTCAACACGGAGAGCGCCGACGCGTACGGCACCCCGAACCGGCTCCTGCTCGCCGCCGTCATGCCGGCCCTCGCCGCGCTCACCGACCCGCTCGCCGGCGACGTCCACGACCTGCCGGAGCACGGCGCGGCGAGCCTCGTCACGGCAGGCGGAGTGATCAGCCTGCCCGGCCGTGCCCCCGCCCGGACTCTGGACGACCCCGAACTCGCCGCCCTCGTACGGGACTTCGCCGGTACGGGCGGACGTCGGCTGCGTCTGCTGTGGGCGGACGGCGGGACCTGGTACCGGGTCACACTGCACCGGCGGCCCGCACCGGACGGCGTCCTCGTGCACGAGATGCCCACCGAGCCGCCGTTCGGGCTGAGCCCGCGCGAGGTGGAGGTCCTGACCCGGGCGGCTACGGGGCAGACCAACCGGGCCATCGCGCAGGCGCTGTTCCTCTCGCCGAGGACCGTGCACACCCACGTCGAACACGTGCTCCGCAAGACCGGCGCCGCGTCCCGGGCCGAGGCCACCGCCCTCGCCGTCCGCGACGGGCTGCTGCGGCCGGGACCGGAAGACCTCGGGTTCTTCGTGGAGAGGTGA
- a CDS encoding GntR family transcriptional regulator, with the protein MSAGSGNGAVTRSTLRQQIAEALRDEVLGGRLQPGQEFTVKEIAEQYGVSATPVREALVDLSAQGLLDADQHRGFRVHEYSAADYRGMVEARALVMEGMFLALERDRAKLRDPGDPVVATAIAGVRRRGEEAQRAAVAGDLTVLIGYDLRFWRELSILFGNPYLADFLNRLRVQSWVCAVQHLRRLTDLRGHLWSRHTDLIDSLSAHDTAAAQALLAEYNAGSVALIERLATTA; encoded by the coding sequence ATGTCCGCCGGCAGCGGCAACGGCGCCGTGACCCGCAGCACCCTGCGGCAGCAGATCGCCGAGGCCCTTCGCGACGAGGTACTGGGGGGCCGGTTGCAGCCGGGCCAGGAGTTCACGGTCAAGGAGATCGCCGAACAGTACGGGGTCTCCGCGACCCCGGTCCGCGAGGCGCTGGTGGACCTCTCGGCGCAGGGGCTCCTCGACGCCGACCAGCACCGGGGCTTCCGGGTCCACGAGTACTCGGCGGCGGACTACCGGGGGATGGTCGAGGCCCGCGCGCTGGTCATGGAGGGCATGTTCCTGGCTCTCGAGAGGGACCGGGCCAAGCTGCGCGACCCCGGGGACCCGGTGGTGGCCACGGCCATCGCCGGGGTACGCCGCAGGGGTGAGGAGGCGCAGCGGGCCGCCGTCGCCGGGGACCTGACCGTACTCATCGGGTACGACCTGCGGTTCTGGCGCGAGCTGAGCATCCTCTTCGGCAACCCCTACCTCGCGGACTTCCTCAACCGGCTGCGCGTGCAGTCCTGGGTCTGCGCGGTCCAGCACCTGCGGCGGCTCACCGATCTGCGCGGCCACCTCTGGTCCCGCCACACCGACCTGATCGACTCCCTCTCCGCCCACGACACGGCCGCGGCGCAGGCGCTGCTCGCCGAGTACAACGCGGGGTCGGTGGCGCTGATCGAGCGACTGGCCACCACCGCATGA
- a CDS encoding aspartate aminotransferase family protein: MTLETDPQAGAAVKAADRAHVFHSWSAQDLIDPLAVAGAQGSYFWDYDGNRYLDFTSGLVYTNIGYQHPKVVAAIQEQAAKLTTFAPAFAIEARSEAARLIAERTPGDLDKIFFTNAGADAVEHAVRMARVHTGRTKVLSAYRSYHGGTQQAVNLTGDPRRWASDSAAAGVVHFWAPFLYRTRFYAETEEQETARALEHLETTIVFEGPATIAALILETIPGTAGIMVPPPGYLPGVRELCDKYGIVLILDEVMAGFGRTGEWFAADLFGVVPDLMTFAKGVNSGYVPLGGVAISGAIAETFAKRPYPGGLTYSGHPLACAAAVATIGVMAEEGVVENAKRLGADVVGPALRELAERHPSVGEVRGTGMFWALELVRNKETREPLVPYNAAGEANAPMAAFAAAAKKNGLWPFVNMNRTHVVPPCNVTEEELKEGFAALDAALSVADEHTVEHTA; this comes from the coding sequence ATGACCCTTGAGACCGACCCGCAGGCCGGCGCCGCAGTGAAGGCGGCGGACCGTGCGCACGTCTTCCACTCCTGGTCCGCCCAGGACCTCATCGACCCGCTCGCCGTGGCCGGCGCGCAAGGGTCGTACTTCTGGGACTACGACGGGAACCGCTACCTCGACTTCACCAGCGGGCTCGTCTACACGAACATCGGCTACCAGCACCCGAAGGTCGTCGCGGCGATCCAGGAACAGGCCGCGAAACTCACCACGTTCGCGCCCGCGTTCGCGATCGAGGCCCGCTCGGAGGCGGCGCGGCTGATCGCCGAGCGGACCCCCGGCGACCTGGACAAGATCTTCTTCACCAACGCGGGCGCGGACGCGGTCGAGCACGCGGTGCGCATGGCCCGGGTGCACACCGGCCGGACGAAGGTCCTCTCGGCGTACCGCTCGTACCACGGAGGTACGCAGCAGGCCGTCAACCTCACGGGGGACCCCCGCCGCTGGGCCTCGGACAGCGCCGCCGCCGGCGTCGTGCACTTCTGGGCGCCGTTCCTCTACCGGACGCGTTTCTACGCGGAGACGGAGGAACAGGAGACCGCGCGTGCCCTGGAGCACCTGGAGACGACGATCGTCTTCGAGGGCCCGGCGACGATCGCCGCGCTGATCCTGGAGACGATCCCCGGCACCGCCGGGATCATGGTCCCCCCTCCGGGGTACCTCCCCGGGGTGAGGGAGCTGTGCGACAAGTACGGCATCGTGCTGATCCTCGACGAGGTCATGGCCGGGTTCGGGCGGACCGGCGAGTGGTTCGCGGCCGACCTGTTCGGCGTCGTACCGGACCTGATGACCTTCGCGAAGGGCGTGAACTCCGGGTACGTCCCGCTGGGGGGCGTCGCCATCTCGGGGGCGATCGCGGAGACCTTCGCCAAGCGGCCCTACCCCGGAGGTCTGACGTACTCGGGTCATCCCCTGGCCTGCGCGGCGGCCGTCGCGACGATCGGTGTGATGGCCGAGGAGGGCGTCGTCGAGAACGCGAAGCGCCTCGGTGCCGACGTCGTGGGTCCGGCGCTGCGCGAGTTGGCCGAGCGGCACCCGAGCGTCGGCGAGGTCCGGGGCACGGGCATGTTCTGGGCGCTGGAGCTGGTGCGGAACAAGGAGACGCGCGAGCCGCTGGTCCCGTACAACGCGGCCGGTGAGGCGAACGCGCCGATGGCCGCCTTCGCCGCCGCCGCGAAGAAGAACGGCCTGTGGCCCTTCGTCAACATGAACCGCACGCATGTCGTCCCGCCGTGCAATGTCACCGAGGAGGAGCTGAAGGAGGGCTTCGCCGCCCTGGACGCGGCACTCTCCGTGGCCGACGAGCACACGGTCGAGCACACGGCGTGA
- a CDS encoding bifunctional metallophosphatase/5'-nucleotidase, whose amino-acid sequence MPKSPLNRRQFMQKSAVTGAAVAAAGAVGAPAAQAAQRHKCRTKTWSFSILGTTDLHSHVFDWDYYKDAAYSDTKGNSVGVARVATLIKQQREAKGEERVLLVDAGDIIQGTSLAYYFARVAPITEKGGPKHPMAVAMNHMRYDAAALGNHEFNYGIDTLRKFEKQCRFPLLGANALDAKTLKPAFQPYTVKRIRVPGAPDIKVGILGLTNPGIALWDKDNVGGKMVFPGLVEQARKFVPRLRALGCDVVFLTDHSGLDGSSSYGDELPYVENASNLVAQQVPGIDAILVGHTHVEVPSYTVTNEETGEDVLLSEPYCWGYRLSVFDFEVELVRGQWKVTKKTATTLNPNGVEEDPEIRKLLEADHELVVKYVNTSVGTCTADLSAADSCWKDVPIMDFIHQVQMDSVKAGLSAADAALPLISVAAPFSRTADIPQGSVTIKDIAGLYIYDNTLYGKKLTGVQLKDYLEYAAKYYHQVPSGTKVDTATLTNANSFWDYMYDTAAGVGYEIDIAQPEGSRIKNLTYAGKPVEGDQVFVVAVNNYRANGGSGYPHIAAAEIAYSSTDEIRQLMIDYVTAKKTLDPADFADVNWKLTQNGTPVF is encoded by the coding sequence ATGCCCAAGTCCCCCTTGAACCGACGCCAGTTCATGCAGAAGTCGGCCGTCACCGGTGCCGCGGTCGCCGCCGCGGGGGCGGTGGGGGCGCCGGCCGCGCAGGCGGCGCAGCGGCACAAGTGCCGCACGAAGACGTGGTCGTTCTCCATCCTGGGTACGACGGACCTGCACAGCCACGTCTTCGACTGGGACTACTACAAGGACGCGGCGTACAGCGACACCAAGGGGAATTCCGTAGGGGTAGCCCGGGTCGCGACCCTGATCAAACAGCAGCGGGAGGCGAAGGGCGAGGAGAGAGTCCTGCTCGTCGACGCCGGCGACATCATCCAGGGCACGTCACTCGCGTACTACTTCGCCCGTGTCGCGCCGATCACGGAAAAGGGCGGCCCGAAACACCCGATGGCCGTCGCGATGAACCACATGCGGTACGACGCCGCCGCGCTCGGAAACCACGAGTTCAACTACGGCATCGACACCCTGCGTAAATTCGAGAAGCAGTGCCGTTTCCCGCTGCTCGGCGCCAACGCCCTCGACGCGAAAACGCTGAAGCCCGCTTTCCAGCCGTACACCGTGAAACGCATCCGCGTTCCCGGAGCACCGGACATCAAGGTCGGGATCCTCGGCCTCACGAACCCCGGAATCGCCCTGTGGGACAAGGACAACGTCGGCGGGAAAATGGTCTTCCCCGGCCTCGTGGAGCAGGCGAGGAAATTCGTGCCCCGGCTGCGCGCCCTCGGCTGCGACGTCGTCTTCCTCACCGACCACTCCGGCCTGGACGGCTCCTCCTCGTACGGCGACGAGCTGCCGTACGTCGAGAACGCCTCGAACCTCGTCGCCCAGCAGGTGCCCGGCATCGACGCGATCCTCGTCGGCCACACGCACGTCGAGGTGCCGTCGTACACCGTGACGAACGAGGAGACCGGCGAGGACGTCCTCCTCTCCGAGCCCTATTGCTGGGGTTACCGGCTGAGCGTGTTCGACTTCGAGGTCGAATTGGTGCGCGGGCAGTGGAAGGTCACCAAGAAGACCGCCACCACCCTCAACCCGAACGGCGTCGAAGAGGACCCGGAGATCAGGAAACTCCTCGAAGCCGACCACGAACTGGTCGTCAAGTACGTCAACACCTCGGTCGGCACCTGTACCGCCGATCTCTCGGCCGCCGATTCCTGCTGGAAGGACGTGCCGATCATGGACTTCATCCACCAGGTCCAGATGGACAGCGTGAAAGCGGGCCTTTCCGCCGCCGACGCCGCACTCCCGCTCATTTCCGTGGCCGCGCCGTTCAGCCGCACCGCCGATATTCCGCAGGGTTCGGTCACCATCAAGGACATCGCCGGGCTCTACATCTACGACAACACCCTGTACGGGAAGAAGCTCACCGGCGTACAGCTCAAGGACTACCTGGAGTACGCCGCGAAGTACTACCACCAGGTGCCGAGCGGCACGAAGGTCGACACCGCGACCCTCACCAACGCCAACAGCTTCTGGGACTACATGTACGACACCGCCGCCGGCGTCGGCTACGAGATCGACATCGCCCAGCCGGAGGGGTCCCGGATCAAGAACCTCACGTACGCGGGGAAGCCGGTCGAGGGCGACCAGGTGTTCGTCGTCGCGGTCAACAACTACCGGGCGAACGGCGGTTCGGGGTACCCGCACATCGCCGCCGCCGAGATCGCGTACAGCTCCACCGACGAGATCCGGCAGCTGATGATCGACTACGTGACCGCGAAGAAGACGCTCGACCCGGCGGACTTCGCGGACGTCAACTGGAAGCTCACGCAGAACGGGACGCCGGTCTTCTGA
- a CDS encoding dolichyl-phosphate beta-glucosyltransferase: protein MSRPETGEKAADTVASPDLSVVVPAYNEEHRLAPTLDAITAHLDQSPSRSWELIVVDDGSTDATAALVTGRAADDPRIHLLNSPENRGKGHALRLGVAATRGRRVLVTDADLATPVEELEHLEKEVPDGGAAIASRSVPGATISARPHRLRQLLGGAGDFLIRRTTLPGIRDPQCGFKLYDGEAARDAYAASRLDGWATDVEVLRRLRDDGRPIAEVPVRWAHQPGSKLRPLDYARFLADLIRLNRSGVLVALLFLAFSVILYSGRFFDPAGRYLTDSLQDQNQWEWFFAVTADNVAHLRNPLFTDLQGYPDGVNLMANTAMLGLSAPLTPVTLLLGPAVALSLCMTLGLAATAVAWYRLLARRVVRYRPAAFLGAALAAFAPPMVSHANAHPNFVVLFMIPPIVERSLRLCEGTRPTRDAVALGLMAAYQCFLGEEALLLAALGMGVFAVAYAVVRPDVARRAAPGLLRGLAVGASVCLPLVCYPLLWQFHGPQSYTGIDHGESAGNSPLALLSFAERSLLAGDAARADALSLNPTEQNAFYGFPLVLLALGVTVLLWRRRPVVRVLGVTALVAALLSLGPRIGVPYTDVVLPGPWAALGRLPLLESVIEGRVAMVCAPLLGMLVAIAVEELGRPGLPARPRGVRYAGLAAVCLALLPLVPAPLRSAPRAEVPAFFADGTWTSYVRGGETLVPVPLADPVAAEALHWQVVAGLGFRMPGGYFNGPYGDGDRTGVYGVPLNFTSGLFADVQVTGVVPVVDPAARRQARADLAEWRAGALVVAPGRYAGQLRETVEKLVGRPGERVGGVWVWDLHEGS, encoded by the coding sequence ATGAGCCGACCGGAAACGGGCGAGAAGGCCGCGGACACGGTGGCCTCCCCCGACCTCTCCGTCGTCGTCCCCGCCTACAACGAGGAACACCGCCTCGCCCCCACGCTCGACGCGATCACCGCGCACCTCGATCAAAGCCCCTCCCGTTCCTGGGAGTTGATCGTCGTCGACGACGGCTCGACCGACGCCACCGCCGCCCTCGTCACCGGCCGGGCAGCCGACGACCCGCGCATACACCTCCTCAACTCCCCCGAGAACAGAGGCAAGGGGCACGCCCTGCGGCTGGGCGTCGCCGCCACCCGGGGCCGCCGCGTTCTCGTCACGGACGCCGATCTCGCCACTCCCGTCGAGGAGTTGGAGCACCTGGAGAAGGAAGTGCCGGACGGCGGCGCCGCGATAGCCTCCCGCTCCGTCCCCGGCGCCACGATCTCGGCGCGCCCCCACCGCCTGCGCCAACTCCTGGGCGGCGCGGGCGACTTCCTCATCCGGCGCACCACGCTCCCCGGCATCCGCGACCCCCAGTGCGGCTTCAAGCTGTACGACGGCGAGGCCGCCCGCGACGCCTACGCCGCCTCGCGCCTCGACGGCTGGGCGACGGACGTCGAGGTCCTGCGCCGGCTGCGCGACGACGGCCGTCCGATCGCCGAGGTCCCGGTGCGCTGGGCCCATCAACCCGGTTCGAAACTCCGCCCGTTGGACTACGCCCGCTTCCTCGCCGACCTGATACGCCTGAACCGCTCCGGCGTCCTGGTCGCGCTGCTGTTCCTGGCGTTCTCGGTGATCCTGTACTCCGGCCGCTTCTTCGACCCGGCCGGCCGCTACCTCACCGACTCGCTCCAGGACCAGAACCAGTGGGAGTGGTTCTTCGCGGTGACGGCGGACAACGTCGCGCACCTGCGCAACCCCCTCTTCACCGACCTCCAGGGCTACCCCGACGGCGTCAACCTCATGGCGAACACAGCCATGTTGGGCCTGTCGGCACCTCTCACCCCGGTAACTCTCCTGCTGGGCCCGGCGGTTGCGCTCAGCCTGTGCATGACGCTGGGCCTCGCGGCCACGGCGGTCGCCTGGTATCGCCTGCTGGCGAGGCGAGTTGTGCGCTACCGGCCGGCCGCGTTCCTCGGCGCGGCCCTCGCCGCGTTCGCGCCGCCGATGGTGAGCCACGCCAACGCCCACCCCAACTTCGTCGTCCTCTTCATGATCCCGCCGATCGTCGAACGGTCCCTGCGACTGTGCGAGGGCACCCGGCCGACGCGGGACGCGGTCGCGCTGGGCCTGATGGCGGCGTACCAGTGCTTCCTGGGCGAGGAGGCGCTGCTGCTGGCGGCGCTCGGCATGGGCGTCTTCGCCGTCGCGTACGCCGTCGTCCGGCCGGACGTCGCACGGCGGGCGGCGCCCGGTCTGCTGCGGGGGCTCGCGGTCGGGGCGTCGGTGTGCCTGCCGCTCGTCTGCTACCCGCTGCTGTGGCAGTTCCACGGACCGCAGAGCTACACGGGGATCGACCACGGGGAGAGCGCGGGCAACAGTCCGCTGGCGCTGCTCTCGTTCGCCGAGCGCTCGCTGCTCGCGGGGGACGCCGCGCGGGCGGACGCGCTCTCCCTCAACCCGACGGAGCAGAACGCCTTCTACGGCTTCCCGCTGGTGCTGCTGGCGCTCGGGGTGACGGTGCTGCTGTGGCGGCGCCGGCCGGTCGTACGGGTACTGGGGGTCACCGCGCTCGTCGCCGCGCTGCTGTCGCTGGGGCCCCGGATCGGGGTCCCTTACACGGATGTCGTCCTGCCGGGTCCGTGGGCGGCCCTCGGGCGGCTGCCGCTGCTGGAGTCGGTGATCGAGGGGCGGGTGGCGATGGTCTGCGCGCCCCTGCTGGGGATGCTGGTCGCGATCGCGGTGGAGGAGCTGGGGCGTCCGGGGCTCCCGGCGCGGCCTCGCGGGGTGCGGTACGCCGGGCTGGCCGCCGTCTGCCTGGCGCTGCTGCCGCTGGTGCCGGCGCCGCTGAGATCGGCGCCCCGGGCCGAGGTGCCCGCGTTCTTCGCGGACGGGACCTGGACGTCGTACGTGCGGGGCGGGGAGACACTGGTGCCGGTGCCGCTGGCGGATCCGGTGGCCGCCGAGGCGCTGCACTGGCAGGTGGTCGCGGGGCTGGGGTTCCGGATGCCGGGCGGGTACTTCAACGGGCCGTACGGGGACGGGGACCGGACCGGGGTCTACGGGGTTCCCCTGAACTTCACCTCGGGGTTGTTCGCGGACGTCCAGGTGACCGGGGTCGTACCCGTGGTGGACCCGGCGGCGCGGCGGCAGGCGCGGGCCGATCTCGCGGAGTGGCGGGCCGGGGCGCTGGTGGTGGCCCCGGGGCGGTACGCCGGACAACTGCGTGAGACCGTGGAGAAGCTGGTGGGGCGGCCCGGTGAGCGGGTGGGCGGCGTATGGGTATGGGACCTGCACGAGGGGAGCTGA